The DNA region ACGCTGCGCGTATACACGGTTTGCGATGTCTATCTGCTGTGCCTTGGTCGCAAGGCTGGCATTCGGGGCGTAAGCGCCGCCGCCTGAGCCGATCCAGGTCCGGATATCAAACTGCAGGCCGCCGTAGTACCCGTTGCCCGTGTTAGCGGCCCAGTTTCCGCTGGATTCACACTGGGCGATCTTGTCCCACATTGCCTCGTTCATCATGGCAGGTGCAGCGGCTCCGGAGTTTGCGGCGGCTGCAGTCGCTGCAACGGGCTTTGCCTTGGTGCCTACGGTGACTTTCTCCGTCACGGGCTGTACGGAAACTGTTTCGGAGACCAGGGTCCGTGAAGCTTCGCGTCCGTCCACCAGCACCAGCTTGAAGGTCCTGTCCACTTTTCCGGCTGCGCCGGCCTGGGTTACCTTCTTTTCGCCCTTTAGGAGATCCGCGCTCTCGGTGGTCAGAGTCTCGAACTGGACGTCTTCCGTGGTGGCCTCGGTCTTGCCGGTGTCCACACGGGACACCTTGACCACCATGTTATTGACCACGTGGGCATTTCCCGGCTGCGAGGAGCGGTCGTTGACGCCAAGCGTCACGCCTGCGTCCTCAAGCACCTGGCCGACGGTGGCCGCCGTCGTCGTTGCCGTGGACACCTTGCCGTCGGCAACGATGCTGACACTCTTGGGCGTCGAGATGGAAACAAATGATCCGTCCACGGAAAGCTGGGAGTCCTTCGGGACGGAGACGGAGGAGGCGCTTGCAACGCCGAGCTCGGTCACGAGGCCGGCGACGTCGGGAGCGGTGGTGCTGACCGTCTTTTCCGAGCCGTCAAGGCTGACCTTCACCGCCTTGGCCATGTTGACGTTGATGACGGTGCCGTTTTCCACTGTGGCATCCACCGACGGCGAAACGCGGTCAGCGGGCTTCAGCTCCAGCTTGGCGCTCTTCACGACCTGGCCCACTGTGCCGCCGAAGGACTGGACCGAGGTCACTTTCCCATCGACGTTGAGCGTGATGGTTTTGTTATTGCCGACGAAAGCAACAAGTCCGAGCACCAGTGCACATAGCACCAACAGCTGGGTGCCAACCTTGAGGAAGCTGAACTTGCCGTCCGATGTGAAAAACTTGACCACGATTGCCCGTAACTCTAGGAGCGTCCGGGCACGGGGAAAAACGCAGGGAAGCACCCGGCGCAGCACCCTGGGGCAGCTCCGGGCACCGTTGCGCCGCCACACTCCTCACGCCAGGCACGCAGGCTTGGAGCCCTGCAGGGTCCTGTTACGGATGAGTGAAATTATCCGAAGGCCTTCCCCGACCCCGGCTAATAGTTTCCCACTGTAACCGTAGCGTTATAAAGCAGCCAAGAAATTTACATACCAGGTATGTCTTGGGCGGGCCGGTTCGATTGCCGGATCAAGCCCATTCACCGTACGCCCGCAGGGTATTTGCGCTGAGCCGGCCACAGAGTTCCGCAAGGTCCGTTCCTGTCAATTCGGCCATGGCCCGGACCGTGTACGGCACCATGTAGCTTGCATTCGGACGCCCCCGGTGCGGATGGGGCGTAAGGAAAGGCGCGTCGGTTTCTACCAGCACGAGGTCCGGGTCCGCCACCGCCAGCGCAGCCCGGAGGTCCGCCGAGTTCCTAAAGGTCACGGTGCCGGCGAAGGACATGTTCCAACCCGCCTCATTGCAGATCCTGGCGAGGCCCTCATCCCCCGAAAAGCAGTGGAAGACCACCCGCTCCGGAGCCCCCTCTTCGCGCAGCACTTGCACAACGTCGCTGTGGGCATCCCGGTCATGAATCTGGAGAGTCAGCCCGAGCCGTTTGGCGATGTCAATGTGCCGCCGGAATGAGTAGCGCTGAGCCACCAGCCCCTCCCCTTCGGTGCGGAAGAAATCCAGCCCTGTCTCGCCGATGGCCCGGATGCGGGGATGGCTGGCCAACCGCTCGATCTCCGCCAATGCGTCTTCCAGCTCCCCGCGAAGGGCGTACTCCGGTGCGTCGTTCGGGTGCAGCGCCACCGCTCCCAACAGCCGGCTGTCCAGCTCAACGGCCTCAACGGTGAAACGTGAGGAGGCCAAGTCACAGCCCACCTGGACCGCGCCCTGCACGCCCACGGCCTCAGCTGCATCCAGCGCGGCGGCGATCCCCACCGGCGCGTCGCCGTTGGGGAAGTCGAGGTGCGTGTGGTTGTCCATCACCGGCGCTGGCAACGGCTCGGGCGCCGGCGGAAAACCCTGCCTCCCGGAACGCCCGGTTCCGGCTGCTCCGTCCGTTCCGGAATCGCGGTAAGCGGCGGGACTCAGCGAATTGCACATCACTCAAGCCTAGCCGCGGCGGATGCCTGCAGAATTACCGGAACTCTCTGTCAGCCATGGCAGTTGTGTTAGTAGTCTGGTAACGAACAGTATGCGAACGCCCACCGACGGGCGAAGGCAGGCTTTGCTGACCCGTCCCAGGTGATACCCGGGCTGAAAGGTTGCCGATGGATACGCACCGACGCACCGCCGTCAATGAAATAAACCCTGCCAGCCGCAACTTCACCGAAGTCACCGAACCGGTCAGCCAGTTGAACGGACACAAGGCACCGGCCATGGACGCCGCATCCTTCCATTCGGCAAGTCAACGCATCCTGGACGCAGTCAACACGGTGATCGACGGAAAATCGGAAGCCGCCAAGCTTGCCCTGACTGTGCTGTTGGCCCAGGGCCACCTGCTCCTTGAGGACGTGCCTGGCGTGGGCAAAACCCTGTTGGCCAAGACCCTGG from Arthrobacter pascens includes:
- a CDS encoding resuscitation-promoting factor, giving the protein MVKFFTSDGKFSFLKVGTQLLVLCALVLGLVAFVGNNKTITLNVDGKVTSVQSFGGTVGQVVKSAKLELKPADRVSPSVDATVENGTVINVNMAKAVKVSLDGSEKTVSTTAPDVAGLVTELGVASASSVSVPKDSQLSVDGSFVSISTPKSVSIVADGKVSTATTTAATVGQVLEDAGVTLGVNDRSSQPGNAHVVNNMVVKVSRVDTGKTEATTEDVQFETLTTESADLLKGEKKVTQAGAAGKVDRTFKLVLVDGREASRTLVSETVSVQPVTEKVTVGTKAKPVAATAAAANSGAAAPAMMNEAMWDKIAQCESSGNWAANTGNGYYGGLQFDIRTWIGSGGGAYAPNASLATKAQQIDIANRVYAQRGLQPWGCGWAASS
- a CDS encoding TatD family hydrolase, with translation MCNSLSPAAYRDSGTDGAAGTGRSGRQGFPPAPEPLPAPVMDNHTHLDFPNGDAPVGIAAALDAAEAVGVQGAVQVGCDLASSRFTVEAVELDSRLLGAVALHPNDAPEYALRGELEDALAEIERLASHPRIRAIGETGLDFFRTEGEGLVAQRYSFRRHIDIAKRLGLTLQIHDRDAHSDVVQVLREEGAPERVVFHCFSGDEGLARICNEAGWNMSFAGTVTFRNSADLRAALAVADPDLVLVETDAPFLTPHPHRGRPNASYMVPYTVRAMAELTGTDLAELCGRLSANTLRAYGEWA